The following coding sequences are from one Sardina pilchardus chromosome 16, fSarPil1.1, whole genome shotgun sequence window:
- the LOC134059922 gene encoding calcium uniporter regulatory subunit MCUb, mitochondrial-like — MGSLGRVLTLRFGGIPGVRILRPLFFEKLRTPTTLSTVFCSSLPPPPVIEVQYRHGRPGLHLMLPSRGEACRFPLRPMMMTVADFMSDIQNEDPGVTTTAILTADGDKVSSTTLLDSILKSNFQLVINDTTYSVISPANDELCHEHLTGLEDVKMVVHLLYTALHLPDHQRLKERQLLERLDTLTQLLQPLEEERASLEARVGAESTRYVWAGLAYMSVQGGFMGWLTWYVFSWDVMEPITYFITYTWSMGLLAYFILTQQGNNSAPPVSIANQEFMYADAKDRHFLTRLHRAAAREGFDIARYNKLKAEVKEVEDDLRRLRNPIKLQLPVEQLQG, encoded by the exons ATGGGTTCACTAGGGCGCGTCCTTACTCTTCGGTTCGGAGGCATCCCAGGAGTTCGGATCTTGCGACCGCTGTTTTTC gagAAGCTGAGGACACCCACCACTCTTTCCACTGTGTTTTGCAGCTCTCTGCCTCCACCCCCAG tcataGAGGTGCAGTACCGTCATGGCCGCCCTGGCCTGCACTTGATGCTGCCGTCTCGTGGGGAGGCGTGCCGCTTCCCTCTCAGGCCCATGATGATGACCGTGGCCGACTTCATGTCGGACATCCAGAATGAGGACCCCGGGGTCACCACAACTGCCATACTGACCGCAG atGGAGACAAGGTGTCCTCTACAACCCTACTCGACTCAATTCTGAAGAGTAACTTCCAGCTGGTCATCAATGACACCACCTACAGCGTCATCTCACCCGCCAATG atgaGCTATGCCATGAGCATCTGACGGGGCTGGAGGATGTGAAGATGGTGGTTCACCTGCTCTACACAGCCCTCCATCTGCCAGACCACCAGCGCCTCAAGGAGAGACAGCTCCTGGAGAGACTGGACACCCTCACACAGCTGCTGCAGCCCCTTGAggag GAGCGTGCTAGTCTGGAGGCCCGTGTGGGGGCTGAGTCCACGCGCTATGTGTGGGCTGGGCTGGCCTACATGTCTGTGCAGGGGGGCTTCATGGGCTGGCTCACCTGGTACGTCTTCTCCTGGGACGTCATGGAGCCCATCACCTACTTCATCACCTACACCTGGAGCATGGGGCTGCTCGCCTACTTCATACTCACACAGCAG GGAAACAACTCTGCGCCACCTGTCTCAATAGCCAATCAGGAGTTCATGTATGCTGATGCCAAAGACCGTCACTTCCTGACACGCCTCCACCGTGcagcagccagagagggttTTGACATTGCACGTTACAACAAGCTCAAGGCGGAGGTTaaagag GTGGAAGATGACTTGCGTCGCTTGAGGAATCCCATCAAGCTTCAGTTACCAGTGGAGCAACTCCAAGGctga
- the LOC134059920 gene encoding phosphatidylcholine:ceramide cholinephosphotransferase 2-like, producing the protein MAEPQLLDVRNRESSGSSNSSQSGDHVEVSTETRAHAAPETGSPPSPPSPEDTLDARRSHSTFARALRAGLLKKNQDYVRIKISRSRSRSRNAGAQSRGRGILAQTSEPLPHEWWKTGVAFVYACSCLVLTTGVITMVHERVPSQMPPLPDKFFDLFPRMPGAFHVTEIIGMLLVGLFLMHFLFLKHRAIVIRRFFFLQGTLYLYRCVTMYLTVLPPPGDHLNCAPKLYGDAQGKVYRMLKMMSGGGLSITGSHIMCGDYLYSGHTVMLTLTFLFIREYSPRYLWWYHLICWLLSAVGLVCILLAHDHYGIDVVVAYFITTRIFYWYHTMANNKAMRGSPHNYLSNTWWNPIFNFLEQNVRTTVPCTFAWPIPIPSSWFENPCRRYSMVQSTQEE; encoded by the exons atggcaGAGCCTCAACTTTTAGACGTGCGGAACCGAgagagcagcggcagcagcaacagcagtcaGAGTGGCGACCATGTGGAGGTCAGCACAGAGACGAGAGCCCACGCTGCCCCGGAGACAGGCTCGCCCCCCAGCCCCCCGTCGCCCGAGGACACCCTGGACGCCCGCCGCAGTCACAGCACCTTCGCCCGAGCCCTGCGCGCAGGCCTGCTGAAGAAGAACCAGGACTACGTGCGCATCAAGATCTCCAggagccggagccggagccggAACGCCGGGGCCCAGTCCCGCGGGCGAGGCATCCTGGCGCAGACGTCCGAGCCCCTGCCGCACGAGTGGTGGAAGACGGGCGTGGCGTTCGTGTACGCGTGCTCCTGTCTGGTGCTCACCACGGGCGTGATCACCATGGTGCACGAGCGCGTGCCCAGCCAGATGCCTCCTTTGCCGGACAAATTCTTCGATCTGTTTCCCCGCATGCCGGGAGCCTTCCACGTCACGGAGATCATTGGCATGTTGCTGGTCGGCCTGTTCCTCatgcacttcctcttcctcaaacATAG ggcgatCGTTATCCGGCGGTTCTTCTTCCTGCAGGGGACTCTGTATCTGTACCGGTGCGTCACCATGTACCTCACCGTCCTCCCTCCACCTGGCGATCACCTGAACTGCGCTCCCAAG CTGTATGGCGATGCCCAGGGCAAAGTGTACCGTATGCTTAAGATGATGTCTGGAGGAGGCCTGTCCATCACCGGCTCCCACATCATGTGTGGAGACTACCTGTACAGCGGCCACACCGTCATGCTCAccctcaccttcctcttcaTCAGGGAAT ATTCCCCACGCTACCTGTGGTGGTATCACCTGATTTGCTGGTTGCTAAGTGCTGTCGGCTTGGTCTGCATTCTGCTGGCACACGACCACTATGGCATTGACGTGGTGGTGGCCTACTTCATCACCACCAGGATATTCTACTGGTACCACACAATGGCCAACaacaag GCCATGCGAGGGTCGCCACACAACTACCTGAGCAACACGTGGTGGAACCCAATCTTCAACTTCCTGGAACAGAACGTGCGCACCACGGTTCCCTGCACGTTTGCCTGGCCCATCCCAATCCCGTCTTCCTGGTTTGAGAATCCTTGCCGGAGGTACTCTATGGTACAGAGTACACAGGAGGAGTGA